One region of Natronorubrum aibiense genomic DNA includes:
- a CDS encoding LUD domain-containing protein: protein MTIDTVGRFERALESLEVGIERVPAADATERIAAAIDDPAVGVPLPFDGVSQPDAVTTAPTAGELERARTGVTPAQFGIAEYGTVAIRSTAAGNEPVSLYPDYHVAIVAASDVVPDLGAGFDRLEKHFADRESIVFATGRSATADMGDLVHGVHGPGTVSVMVVEDR, encoded by the coding sequence ATGACAATCGATACCGTCGGTCGGTTCGAACGTGCACTCGAGTCCCTCGAGGTGGGCATCGAGCGGGTGCCGGCAGCCGACGCGACCGAGCGAATCGCAGCGGCGATCGACGACCCCGCGGTCGGGGTTCCCCTTCCGTTCGACGGCGTCTCACAACCGGACGCGGTGACGACGGCACCAACTGCTGGCGAACTCGAGCGGGCACGGACTGGCGTCACACCTGCACAGTTCGGGATCGCCGAGTACGGCACCGTCGCGATCCGCTCGACGGCTGCGGGCAACGAACCGGTCAGTCTCTATCCCGACTACCACGTCGCGATCGTCGCCGCGAGCGACGTCGTGCCGGATCTCGGGGCCGGCTTCGATCGTCTCGAGAAGCACTTCGCCGACCGCGAGAGCATCGTCTTCGCGACCGGCCGTAGCGCAACGGCGGACATGGGCGACCTCGTCCACGGCGTCCACGGGCCCGGCACCGTCAGCGTGATGGTAGTGGAGGATCGGTAA
- a CDS encoding DUF7322 domain-containing protein yields the protein MGADRSEHEPDEPDEYDPEAAFRDPDDDSLTIPRVPTEDAGSDLRSDLKAEFEEDAAAPEFSTSVSDVDSDLLTHFWALVLVVNAAVLAFALSLLFLVFEGEETYSAYLLAAGLVFAGFAIRRYRTFERPDDTTAEGDDDTDDEPTADTAETAGDDLETADETASQDATSTDTDDDHHAEST from the coding sequence GTGGGAGCCGACCGATCCGAGCACGAACCCGACGAACCCGACGAGTACGATCCCGAAGCGGCGTTCAGGGATCCTGATGACGACTCACTGACCATCCCTCGAGTGCCGACCGAAGACGCGGGGTCTGACCTGCGGTCGGATCTCAAAGCGGAGTTCGAGGAGGATGCGGCCGCTCCCGAATTCTCGACGTCGGTGTCCGACGTCGACAGCGATCTTCTCACCCACTTTTGGGCGCTCGTGCTCGTCGTCAACGCCGCCGTTCTGGCGTTTGCACTCAGCCTTCTCTTTCTGGTGTTCGAGGGCGAAGAGACCTACAGCGCCTATCTGTTGGCTGCCGGCCTCGTTTTCGCTGGCTTTGCGATCCGTCGTTATCGAACCTTCGAACGGCCCGACGACACCACGGCTGAGGGTGACGACGATACTGACGACGAACCGACTGCCGACACGGCTGAGACAGCGGGTGACGACCTCGAGACAGCCGACGAAACCGCGTCTCAAGACGCCACCAGCACCGACACCGACGACGATCACCACGCCGAATCGACGTAG
- the mre11 gene encoding DNA double-strand break repair protein Mre11 — MTRVLHTGDTHIGYQQYNSPERRQDFLEAFRDVVEDAVADDVDAVIHAGDLFHDRRPGLVDLQGTVEILRTLADADIPFLAVVGNHEGKRDAQWLDLFADLGLATRLGAEPELIDDVAVYGLDFVPRSRRDGLEYEFAPVPEAADHATLVSHGLFEPFAHADWDTERLLSESTVDFDAVLLGDNHKPDTAELLDTWVTYCGSTERASASEREDRGYNLVEFTDDAVSISRRGLTDTREFVFVDVDLAEDEGVDRVQERVRQHDLEDAVVIVTIEGDGRPITPATIEEAAIDRGALIARVNDRRELPDDEEAVSVSFADPDAAVRDRVRELGLSDAALEIDEAVRDDGVVDSNVRETVERRVRGILEEDVAAFDPAPDREPDDEDVTTVADQLADDAATKTDADTAPETDGDAAASTGGDEQTEGTTADGERGPADSTSLGDFA, encoded by the coding sequence ATGACGCGGGTACTACATACGGGCGATACCCACATCGGGTATCAGCAGTACAACTCGCCCGAGCGACGCCAGGACTTTCTCGAGGCGTTTCGTGACGTGGTCGAGGACGCCGTTGCCGACGACGTCGACGCCGTGATCCACGCCGGCGACCTCTTTCACGACCGCCGGCCGGGACTGGTCGACTTGCAGGGGACCGTCGAAATCTTACGGACGCTCGCCGACGCCGACATTCCCTTTCTCGCCGTTGTCGGCAACCACGAGGGCAAACGCGACGCCCAGTGGCTCGATCTCTTCGCCGATCTCGGCCTCGCAACGCGACTCGGTGCCGAGCCCGAACTGATCGACGACGTGGCCGTTTACGGACTCGATTTCGTCCCCCGTTCGCGTCGCGATGGGCTCGAGTACGAGTTCGCTCCCGTTCCCGAGGCAGCCGACCATGCGACGCTCGTAAGCCACGGCCTGTTCGAACCGTTTGCCCACGCCGACTGGGACACCGAGCGCCTCCTGTCGGAGTCGACGGTCGACTTCGACGCCGTCTTGCTTGGCGACAATCATAAACCCGACACCGCAGAGCTGCTCGACACGTGGGTTACCTACTGTGGCTCGACCGAACGCGCAAGCGCGAGCGAACGCGAAGATCGGGGCTACAACCTCGTCGAATTCACCGACGACGCCGTCTCGATCAGCCGTCGCGGGCTCACCGACACCCGCGAGTTCGTCTTCGTCGACGTCGACCTCGCCGAGGACGAGGGCGTCGACCGCGTTCAGGAACGCGTCCGCCAGCACGACCTCGAGGACGCGGTCGTCATCGTGACGATCGAAGGCGATGGTCGACCGATCACGCCGGCGACGATCGAGGAGGCGGCCATCGACCGCGGCGCGCTCATCGCTCGCGTCAACGACCGTCGGGAGCTTCCCGACGACGAGGAAGCGGTCTCGGTGAGTTTCGCTGACCCCGATGCGGCCGTTCGCGACCGCGTCCGCGAACTGGGACTCAGCGACGCTGCCCTCGAGATCGACGAGGCCGTCCGCGACGACGGGGTGGTCGACTCGAACGTCCGCGAGACCGTTGAACGACGCGTTCGAGGGATTCTCGAGGAAGATGTGGCCGCGTTCGATCCGGCCCCGGACCGCGAGCCCGACGACGAAGACGTGACGACGGTCGCGGATCAACTCGCCGACGACGCTGCTACCAAGACCGATGCTGACACTGCTCCCGAAACCGATGGCGACGCCGCCGCTTCGACTGGCGGCGACGAGCAAACCGAGGGCACGACCGCAGACGGCGAGCGCGGGCCTGCCGACTCGACCTCGCTGGGTGATTTCGCATGA
- a CDS encoding LUD domain-containing protein, with the protein MAERAHPARSRDETAAQIRHLLETEGEAVHAHSSTMSARQAQIYDETDDIETLRTDARAIKEDAIDRLPELLETVREAVEANGGTVYVAEDAADANAYVADVVDDRADGRDDVADAPSVVKSKSMTTEEIDLNEALERDGIDVYETDLGEWVLQVADDTPSHIVGPAMHLSREEIAELFTERFDPDEEFETAAQLTEFARDYLGERIREADVGITGANFVVAETGTMALVTNEGNARKCAVTPDTHVAIAGVEKLLPSVRDLEPFVDLIAKSATGQPISQYVTMLTPPTASPTLDFAAPDAPIAGTDADALSAGTEPDREFHLVLLDNGRLDMREDDQLRETLYCVRCGACSNSCVNFQSVGGHAFGGETYSGGIATGWEAGVHGQDSAAEFNDLCTGCSQCVNACPVKIDIPWINTVVKDRINREGDAESYDFLVDGLTPDAETDTSGLDSGKRFFGNISTVAKLGSATAPVSNWLAETGLVRTLLESTLGIDRRRDLPTFQRESLVDWFEAQGGVAASRRRAERAASHANAADVGREAVLYPDVYTNYVDTDRGKAAVRTLEALGVPVSVPDLPESGRAPLSQGMIATADRQASRLYGAVAEDLDAGRDLVVIEPSDLAAFHREYERLLPTRSFERLRDNSYEVCHYVYGLLENGTDADALATADGGTDDQGEPIAYHSHCQQRTLGLEAPTTALLERCGYAPRTSSVECCGMAGSFGYKQEYYELSMDVGNRLAQEFESAETVVASGTSCGDQLETLLERDVSHPIELLAPDR; encoded by the coding sequence ATGGCGGAGCGAGCCCACCCAGCCCGCTCGCGGGACGAAACGGCCGCACAGATTCGACATCTCCTCGAGACCGAAGGCGAGGCCGTCCACGCCCACTCGAGCACAATGAGCGCGCGTCAGGCGCAAATCTACGACGAAACCGACGATATCGAGACGCTGCGGACGGACGCCCGGGCGATCAAGGAGGACGCGATCGATCGCCTTCCCGAGTTGCTCGAGACGGTTCGCGAGGCGGTCGAGGCGAACGGCGGCACGGTCTACGTCGCAGAGGACGCGGCGGACGCGAACGCCTACGTGGCGGACGTGGTCGACGATCGGGCGGACGGCAGGGACGACGTCGCAGACGCCCCGTCGGTCGTCAAATCGAAGTCGATGACCACCGAGGAGATCGATCTCAACGAGGCCCTCGAGCGCGATGGCATCGACGTCTACGAGACCGATCTCGGCGAGTGGGTCCTGCAAGTCGCAGACGATACGCCCTCCCACATCGTCGGGCCGGCGATGCACCTGAGCCGCGAGGAGATCGCCGAACTGTTCACCGAGCGATTCGATCCCGACGAGGAGTTCGAGACGGCCGCACAACTCACCGAGTTCGCCCGCGACTACCTCGGCGAGCGCATCCGCGAGGCCGACGTAGGGATCACAGGTGCGAACTTCGTCGTCGCCGAAACCGGGACGATGGCACTCGTCACGAACGAGGGCAACGCCCGCAAGTGTGCTGTCACGCCCGACACCCACGTCGCGATCGCCGGCGTGGAGAAGTTGCTCCCGTCGGTTCGGGACCTCGAGCCGTTCGTCGATCTGATCGCCAAGAGCGCGACGGGACAGCCGATCTCCCAGTACGTGACAATGTTGACGCCGCCGACCGCGTCACCGACGCTGGATTTCGCCGCGCCAGACGCCCCTATCGCGGGCACGGACGCAGACGCGTTGTCCGCAGGCACCGAACCCGACCGCGAGTTCCACCTCGTCTTGCTCGACAACGGCCGGCTGGACATGCGCGAGGACGACCAGCTCCGGGAGACGCTGTACTGCGTCCGGTGTGGGGCCTGTTCGAACTCGTGTGTGAACTTCCAGTCCGTCGGCGGCCACGCCTTCGGCGGGGAGACGTATTCAGGCGGGATCGCGACCGGCTGGGAGGCCGGCGTCCACGGCCAGGACAGCGCCGCCGAGTTTAACGACCTCTGTACCGGCTGTTCGCAGTGTGTCAATGCCTGCCCCGTTAAAATCGACATTCCGTGGATCAACACCGTCGTCAAGGATCGGATTAACCGCGAGGGTGACGCCGAGTCGTACGACTTCCTCGTTGACGGCCTGACGCCCGACGCCGAGACTGACACGAGCGGTCTCGACTCTGGCAAACGGTTCTTCGGAAACATTAGCACGGTCGCGAAACTCGGCTCCGCGACGGCACCCGTCTCGAACTGGCTCGCCGAGACTGGCCTTGTCCGTACGCTGCTCGAGTCAACCCTCGGCATCGACCGGCGTCGCGATCTGCCGACCTTCCAGCGGGAATCGCTCGTCGACTGGTTCGAGGCCCAGGGCGGCGTGGCGGCCTCGAGACGCCGCGCCGAACGCGCCGCGTCCCACGCCAACGCGGCCGACGTCGGCCGCGAAGCCGTCCTCTACCCCGACGTCTACACGAACTACGTCGACACCGACCGCGGCAAAGCCGCTGTCAGGACGCTCGAGGCACTCGGCGTCCCGGTCAGCGTTCCCGACCTACCCGAAAGCGGCCGGGCACCGCTCTCACAGGGGATGATCGCCACGGCGGACCGACAGGCCAGCCGCCTCTACGGGGCCGTCGCCGAGGACCTCGACGCCGGCCGCGACCTCGTCGTCATCGAACCTTCCGATCTGGCGGCGTTTCACCGCGAGTACGAGCGCTTGCTGCCCACTCGCTCGTTCGAACGCCTCCGGGACAACAGCTACGAGGTGTGTCACTACGTCTACGGCCTCCTCGAGAATGGAACCGATGCGGACGCGCTTGCGACCGCCGATGGCGGGACCGACGACCAGGGCGAACCGATCGCCTACCACTCCCACTGCCAGCAGCGCACGCTGGGCCTCGAGGCCCCGACGACGGCGCTGCTCGAGCGCTGTGGCTACGCACCCCGGACCTCGAGCGTCGAGTGTTGTGGCATGGCCGGCAGCTTCGGCTACAAACAGGAGTACTACGAACTGAGTATGGATGTCGGCAACCGACTGGCTCAGGAGTTCGAGAGCGCGGAGACCGTCGTCGCCTCCGGGACATCGTGTGGCGACCAACTCGAGACGCTGCTCGAGCGCGACGTTTCCCACCCGATCGAGTTGCTGGCACCGGATCGCTGA
- a CDS encoding cupin domain-containing protein: MHQSKADLTVVMDTPDAVVQHQAGFGTAADDSELAAERFRVSAGTDLTPLLEGLPDDACQCPHWGYVIAGEVTVRYSDDTEEVAEAGDVVYWPPGHTAWVDEDAEFVLFSPHEDHMAVFEHMATKMGE; this comes from the coding sequence ATGCACCAATCAAAAGCGGATCTCACAGTCGTGATGGACACGCCGGACGCGGTGGTCCAACACCAGGCGGGATTCGGCACAGCAGCCGACGACAGCGAATTAGCCGCGGAACGCTTTCGCGTGAGTGCGGGAACCGATCTGACACCGCTGTTGGAGGGGCTTCCTGACGACGCCTGTCAGTGTCCACACTGGGGATACGTGATCGCGGGCGAGGTCACTGTTCGGTACTCGGACGACACCGAGGAAGTAGCTGAGGCCGGTGACGTCGTCTACTGGCCGCCGGGTCACACGGCCTGGGTCGACGAGGACGCGGAGTTCGTCCTGTTTAGCCCGCACGAGGATCACATGGCCGTCTTCGAACACATGGCGACCAAGATGGGTGAGTAA
- a CDS encoding DUF7556 family protein, whose amino-acid sequence MTLEAESVGSQSADDGSVVAAIDEIDGRSHLVIADITRDDVWLSMPERDAVSLETWR is encoded by the coding sequence ATGACACTCGAGGCCGAGTCCGTGGGTAGTCAGTCGGCAGACGACGGCAGTGTCGTCGCTGCGATCGACGAGATTGATGGTCGTTCGCACCTCGTAATCGCCGATATCACGCGAGACGACGTCTGGCTCTCGATGCCCGAGCGAGACGCCGTTTCGCTCGAGACGTGGCGGTAG
- the pan1 gene encoding proteasome-activating nucleotidase Pan1, which produces MSDTVDDVDLPYDEDEASQQEKIQALEEQLEILEAQNEEMRDKLLDANAENNKYQQKLERLTHENKKLKQSPLFVATVQEITDEGVIIKQHGNNQEALTEVTDELRKEIDPDDRVAVNNSLSIVKSLSSETDVRARVMEVTESPDVSYEDIGGLEEQMQEVRETVEMPLEKPDMFDDVGIDPPSGVLLYGPPGTGKTMLAKAVANQTDATFIKMAGSELVHKFIGEGAKLVRDLFKVAREHEPAVIFIDEIDAIAAKRTESKTSGDAEVQRTMMQLLSEMDGFEERGEIRIIAATNRFDMLDRAILRPGRFDRLIEVPKPNEEGREIIFEIHTRGMNVADDVDFAELAAEAEDASGADVKAVCTEAGMFAIRDERTEIRMEDFRNAWEKVQADSDETEDVSKTFA; this is translated from the coding sequence ATGAGCGACACTGTGGACGACGTCGACCTCCCATACGACGAGGACGAGGCGTCCCAACAGGAGAAGATCCAGGCGCTCGAGGAACAGCTGGAGATCCTCGAGGCGCAAAACGAGGAGATGAGAGACAAGCTCCTCGATGCCAACGCCGAGAACAACAAGTACCAGCAGAAACTCGAGCGACTCACACACGAAAACAAGAAGCTCAAGCAGTCCCCGCTGTTCGTCGCCACCGTCCAAGAAATCACGGACGAAGGCGTCATCATCAAACAACACGGGAACAACCAGGAGGCGCTGACGGAGGTTACCGACGAACTCCGCAAGGAAATCGACCCCGACGACCGGGTCGCCGTCAACAACTCGCTGTCTATCGTCAAGAGCCTCTCGAGCGAGACTGACGTGCGCGCCCGCGTGATGGAAGTCACCGAGAGTCCCGACGTCAGCTACGAGGACATCGGTGGACTCGAAGAACAGATGCAGGAGGTCCGCGAGACCGTCGAGATGCCCCTCGAGAAACCCGACATGTTCGACGACGTCGGGATCGACCCGCCGAGTGGCGTCCTGCTCTACGGACCACCGGGGACCGGCAAGACGATGCTCGCCAAAGCCGTCGCCAACCAGACCGACGCCACCTTCATCAAGATGGCCGGCTCGGAACTGGTCCACAAGTTCATCGGTGAGGGGGCAAAACTCGTCCGTGACCTGTTCAAGGTCGCTCGCGAGCACGAACCCGCCGTGATCTTCATCGACGAGATCGACGCCATCGCCGCCAAGCGGACGGAGTCCAAAACGTCGGGCGACGCCGAGGTCCAGCGGACGATGATGCAGCTCTTGAGCGAGATGGACGGTTTCGAGGAGCGTGGTGAGATCCGGATCATCGCCGCCACGAACCGCTTCGACATGCTCGACCGCGCCATCCTCCGCCCGGGCCGGTTCGACCGCCTCATCGAGGTGCCAAAGCCAAACGAGGAGGGTCGTGAGATCATCTTCGAGATCCACACCCGCGGCATGAACGTCGCCGACGACGTCGACTTCGCCGAACTCGCCGCCGAGGCCGAGGACGCCTCTGGAGCCGACGTCAAGGCCGTCTGTACGGAAGCCGGGATGTTCGCCATCCGCGACGAGCGAACCGAAATCCGCATGGAGGACTTCCGGAACGCCTGGGAGAAAGTCCAGGCCGATTCGGACGAAACCGAAGACGTCTCCAAGACCTTCGCCTGA
- a CDS encoding GMP synthase subunit A has product MTKIVVVDNHGQFTHLERRALRDLGVDTELIDNETPPEDIDADGVVLSGGPDMDRIGKSADYLEADVPVLGICLGMQLIAEELGGRVGNGEYGGYADVTVDILDEDDPLTGSLHPETRVWASHADEVKELPDGFELTAKSDVCGVEAMSDTDRDLYGVQWHPEVAHTEEGDEIFENFLEICEQ; this is encoded by the coding sequence ATGACGAAGATCGTCGTGGTGGACAACCACGGACAGTTCACCCATCTCGAGCGCCGGGCGCTTCGCGACCTCGGCGTCGACACGGAGCTAATCGACAACGAGACACCACCCGAAGACATCGACGCAGACGGCGTCGTCCTCTCGGGCGGCCCCGACATGGATCGGATCGGCAAGTCGGCCGACTACCTCGAGGCGGACGTGCCGGTACTCGGTATCTGTCTTGGCATGCAGCTGATCGCCGAGGAACTGGGCGGTCGCGTCGGCAACGGCGAGTATGGCGGGTACGCCGACGTCACCGTCGACATCCTCGACGAGGACGACCCGCTGACGGGTTCGCTCCACCCCGAAACTCGCGTCTGGGCGAGCCACGCCGACGAGGTCAAAGAGTTGCCCGACGGGTTCGAACTGACCGCCAAAAGTGACGTCTGCGGCGTCGAGGCGATGAGCGACACCGACCGCGACCTCTACGGCGTCCAGTGGCACCCAGAAGTCGCCCACACCGAAGAGGGCGACGAGATCTTCGAGAACTTCCTCGAAATCTGCGAGCAATAA
- the rad50 gene encoding DNA double-strand break repair ATPase Rad50 — protein sequence MRVDRIRLLNFKCYEEAELGLERGVTVVHGVNGSGKSTLLEAVFFALYGSKALDDRTLDDVITTGEDETEVELWFTHDGREYHVERRLKLRGDRATTAKCVLETSTETIEGARDVRREVTELLRMDAEAFVNCAYVRQGEVNKLIHASPSDRQDMIDDLLQLGALEDYRERASDARLGVKTVLDGQQEVLEDLRKQVEQKEGKELHERLNSLEARQNEVGEKIDHYETQREQARTTLETAEDVLERHAETREEIATLEADIEELRSKISDTERDREDATDEIRALEDEREELAAEREALLTEVDLEKESDGAVEARIETLEARDEEFRDDLEDVRVSITETNSDIERLREAADDLEQQADGARETADDLEAKLKADEAAIAERERKLEDLEADIDAEREQFADAPIDFGEAEAHLEALEAEREELTEQLGDVTADIRTAENAIEEGERLLEEGKCPECGQPVEDSPHVDVLDETREELAALEERRTDLEAERDALDDRIDRAEALCEAERTVEQLEANRENIEQLLAEKRETLADRREQREQLREDAEAYAAEADEKRTAADDLEGEVADHRTELGAINTERGEIKDALESLRRLADLDDECERLTERIEALRDRRQDWETMNDERRETLAAKRERKRALESEFDEDRLETARTDKQNAEQYIEQVDSKLEELESNHDNLQNAIGAAERELEELEELRERLETVETRCERLESLYDEAETLQATYADLRAELRQQNVETLERLLNETFELVYQNDSYAAIDLDGEYRLTVYQKDGETLEPEQLSGGERALFNLSLRCAIYRLLAEGVEGTAPLPPLILDEPTVFLDSGHVTQLVSLVESMRDLGVEQIVVVSHDEELVGAADSLVRIEKDATSNRSRLERGEPPEAELLASD from the coding sequence ATGAGAGTCGACCGCATCCGCCTGCTGAATTTCAAGTGTTACGAGGAAGCCGAACTCGGACTCGAGCGTGGTGTGACCGTTGTCCACGGCGTCAACGGCAGCGGGAAATCGACACTGCTCGAGGCCGTGTTCTTCGCCCTCTACGGCTCGAAGGCACTGGACGACCGCACCTTAGACGACGTTATCACGACCGGTGAGGACGAAACCGAGGTCGAACTCTGGTTCACCCACGACGGCCGCGAGTACCACGTCGAACGCCGGCTCAAACTCCGCGGCGACCGCGCGACGACGGCGAAATGCGTCCTCGAGACGTCCACCGAAACGATCGAAGGGGCACGGGACGTCCGCCGCGAGGTGACCGAACTGCTCCGGATGGACGCCGAGGCGTTCGTCAACTGCGCGTACGTTCGGCAAGGCGAGGTCAACAAGCTCATCCACGCCTCGCCGAGCGATCGCCAGGACATGATCGACGACCTCCTCCAGCTCGGCGCACTCGAGGACTATCGCGAACGCGCCAGCGACGCCCGACTCGGCGTCAAGACCGTACTCGACGGCCAACAGGAGGTCCTCGAGGACCTCCGAAAACAGGTCGAGCAGAAAGAAGGGAAGGAGCTTCACGAACGCCTGAACAGTCTCGAGGCCCGCCAGAACGAGGTCGGCGAGAAGATCGACCACTACGAAACGCAGCGCGAACAGGCCCGGACCACGCTCGAGACTGCCGAGGACGTCCTCGAGCGCCACGCGGAGACCCGCGAGGAGATCGCAACCCTCGAGGCCGACATCGAGGAGCTGCGATCGAAGATTTCCGACACCGAACGCGACCGCGAGGACGCAACGGACGAGATTCGAGCGCTTGAGGACGAACGCGAGGAACTCGCCGCCGAGCGCGAAGCGTTACTGACGGAGGTCGACCTCGAGAAGGAGAGCGACGGTGCAGTCGAGGCACGTATCGAGACCCTCGAGGCGCGCGACGAGGAGTTCCGGGACGACCTCGAGGACGTCCGCGTCTCGATCACGGAGACCAACAGCGACATCGAACGGCTCCGCGAGGCAGCCGACGACCTCGAGCAACAGGCCGACGGCGCCCGCGAGACGGCCGACGACCTCGAGGCGAAACTCAAGGCCGACGAAGCGGCCATCGCAGAGCGCGAACGCAAACTCGAGGACCTCGAGGCCGACATCGACGCCGAACGCGAGCAGTTCGCCGACGCACCGATCGACTTCGGCGAGGCCGAGGCCCACCTCGAAGCACTCGAGGCAGAACGCGAGGAGCTGACCGAGCAACTCGGCGACGTTACCGCCGATATTAGGACGGCCGAGAACGCGATCGAGGAGGGCGAACGACTGCTCGAGGAGGGCAAGTGTCCCGAATGTGGCCAGCCCGTCGAGGATTCGCCACACGTCGATGTACTGGATGAAACGCGCGAGGAACTCGCGGCTCTCGAGGAGCGACGGACGGACCTCGAGGCCGAGCGCGACGCCCTCGACGACCGGATCGACCGCGCCGAGGCGCTGTGTGAAGCCGAGCGAACGGTCGAGCAACTCGAGGCAAACCGGGAGAACATCGAGCAGTTGCTCGCCGAGAAACGCGAGACGCTCGCGGACCGCCGCGAGCAACGCGAGCAGTTGCGCGAAGATGCCGAGGCGTACGCGGCCGAGGCGGACGAAAAGCGCACCGCTGCCGACGATCTCGAGGGCGAAGTCGCCGACCACCGGACCGAACTCGGCGCGATCAACACCGAACGCGGCGAGATCAAAGATGCTCTCGAGTCGCTCCGACGGCTCGCCGACCTCGACGACGAATGCGAGCGTCTCACAGAGCGGATCGAGGCCCTGCGCGACCGCCGGCAAGACTGGGAGACGATGAACGACGAGCGCCGCGAGACGCTCGCTGCCAAACGCGAGCGCAAGCGCGCCCTCGAGTCGGAGTTCGACGAGGACCGCCTCGAAACCGCCCGCACGGACAAACAGAACGCCGAGCAATACATCGAACAAGTCGATTCGAAACTCGAGGAGCTCGAGTCCAACCACGACAATCTACAGAACGCGATCGGGGCCGCCGAACGGGAACTCGAGGAACTCGAGGAGCTTCGCGAGCGCCTCGAGACCGTCGAGACGCGGTGTGAGCGGCTCGAGTCGCTGTACGACGAAGCCGAGACGCTGCAGGCGACCTACGCCGACCTGCGGGCGGAGCTGCGCCAGCAAAACGTCGAAACCCTAGAACGGCTGCTCAACGAGACGTTCGAGCTGGTCTACCAGAACGACTCTTATGCGGCGATCGACCTCGACGGCGAGTATCGCCTGACCGTCTACCAGAAAGACGGCGAGACCTTAGAGCCCGAACAGCTTTCGGGTGGCGAGCGGGCGCTTTTCAATCTCAGCTTGCGGTGTGCGATCTACCGCCTGCTCGCCGAAGGGGTCGAGGGCACGGCCCCGCTACCGCCCCTCATCTTAGACGAGCCGACGGTCTTCCTCGACTCCGGACACGTCACGCAACTGGTCTCGCTGGTCGAGTCGATGCGCGACCTCGGCGTCGAGCAGATCGTCGTCGTGAGCCACGACGAGGAACTCGTCGGCGCGGCAGACTCGCTCGTCCGCATCGAAAAGGACGCCACGTCGAACCGCTCGCGACTCGAGCGCGGCGAGCCACCCGAAGCGGAGCTGCTTGCGTCAGACTGA
- a CDS encoding DUF7346 family protein — protein sequence MKTVHDDTGKRYLLLKRSEHASLVRNPKNGNECYIQNDRLEDDTDESPLETAARTVSDPARTLLTNVHDEATLGLLIELDNRGPLGIRTLLDEYDFCESDLHGRLTVLSAAGLLEEVDIACERGYRVTETCTTALDHLPTAAERELRAVAESSDGTADSSS from the coding sequence ATGAAAACCGTCCACGACGACACCGGCAAACGGTACCTGCTTCTCAAACGCTCCGAACACGCGAGCCTCGTTCGAAATCCGAAGAACGGCAACGAGTGTTACATCCAGAACGACCGCCTCGAGGACGACACCGACGAGTCACCTCTCGAGACAGCGGCTCGAACCGTCTCCGACCCGGCCCGAACGCTCCTGACGAACGTCCACGACGAAGCGACGCTCGGACTCCTGATCGAACTCGATAATCGCGGGCCGCTCGGTATCCGCACGCTACTCGACGAGTACGACTTCTGTGAGAGCGACCTTCACGGTCGGCTCACGGTATTATCGGCTGCTGGCTTACTCGAGGAAGTCGATATCGCCTGCGAGCGCGGCTACCGAGTCACCGAGACGTGTACGACTGCGCTCGACCACCTCCCAACGGCTGCGGAACGCGAGCTTCGAGCGGTCGCCGAGTCGTCGGACGGGACCGCAGACAGCAGTTCGTAA
- a CDS encoding MarR family transcriptional regulator encodes MSASESLRHEAEPRGTWDDVRELPPSAKLVAKVLEYNDTMTQQQIADETLLPSRTVRYALNRLDEENVIDSRFSFSDARKRLYSLDIEA; translated from the coding sequence ATGAGTGCTTCAGAGTCGTTGCGACACGAGGCCGAACCGCGGGGGACGTGGGATGACGTCAGAGAGCTGCCACCGAGTGCGAAACTCGTCGCGAAGGTCCTCGAGTACAACGACACGATGACCCAACAGCAGATCGCCGACGAAACGCTCCTGCCGTCTCGAACGGTTCGATATGCACTGAACCGTCTCGACGAAGAAAACGTGATCGACTCACGATTTTCTTTCTCGGACGCGCGCAAGCGACTGTACAGTCTGGACATCGAAGCGTAA